The DNA segment TCAGCGACTCGATGGGGGGGTCCAGCTCCGAGCTCTGGGCCAGGTAGTTCTTCACCTGGGTCATGAACTGCCGGACGGTCTGCAGCAGGTCGGTGCTGGAAACGTGGCACTCCTTGTTCTCCTGGAGGAAGCTCACGTAGTCCTGCACCAGGCAGCCGAAGTAAGTCCGCTTGTCCCGGGACAGCTCGGCGATCTTCTTGATCATCCGCTTCTCGGGGGTCATGAAGGAGCTGAACACGCCGCTCATCTTGCGCAGCTGGGACTTGACGATCTTGGGCAGCACGAAGGAGCCGGTCCGCTTCTTCTTGGACTTGAGCGGCGGGGCCATGCCCTCCTGGTCGCTCTCGCCCTCGTAGTCCTCCAGGCTGCTGGCCGTGTCCCCCTCGCAGCCGGACAGCGGCATGCTCCGCTCCAGCTCCAGCGAGTCGGACGAGGAAGTGGAAATGCTCATGTCGCTGAGGCGCTGCCGGCTCGCTTCCctgcgctgctgctgctgctgctggtcctgCGGCTCCTGCAGGAGCAGCAGAGCCTCCGAGCTGGGGACGGGCGCCTTCCCGCCGTCCGCGGGCTCGGGCTCCGACGGCACCTGGCCCGGTGGGCCGGGAGTCCCCGGCGCCGGCCCCGGGCGAGGCCCGGGCCGAATCCCCGCCGGGGTCTTGGAGGGGCAGCCTTCCGCCTCCGAGGACGTCGACGACTGCTTCttcaggcggggaggggggacgggggttgGTTTCTTTCCCGGCACGCCTACGTCCCCGTGTAGGCCCCGGTTGCCGGTCTCCGGCATGCTCGCCGGAGGGACGGGGCTGCCCGCGGGGGGGCCCGGTTGGAGGTTATTAATAGACGGAggcgggggcctggggggcggggagcggggcgccTCACGGCCATTCACTCCGGGAGCCCGGGAGCTCTGCCTTTTCAGACCGGTCCGGACGTCCTGGCTGTGCACTTTCAAGAAGAGGGGGTTAATGAAGCACAGGGCGCCGTTGCTCTGGCTGCACTCCAGCTCCGAGGGCGTCCTGGTCCGGAGCACGCGCGCGCCATTTAGGAGGCAGAGCTGACGTGAAACCCGACCGGCACCTTctgaggggagaggctggtgggacggaggcggcggggggctggGTGGCTTGTTGTCGGCGGGAGAGTTCCAAAAATCTGAAAGTCATTATTGGCGAACGGAAAGAATGTAAATACGGTGAGCGTGGGTGGCTCTTTCACCGATTCCTCTCCGAAGGAGCCGCTCGCGGCATCACAATGAGCGTttcggggcagggccggggccgggggggagcgggggtgtgtggggggggaaagCGGGGGCTTGTTTTTTATTAGGTTTTCTCAATGGGGCCCGTAAAATGCAGCCAGCTCCAGCTGAGTGGCCCCACTGGGGCGGCTCCCCGGCCTCAACTGGACGTTATCGATCCGCGACTCGCTTCCAGTCCCAGATGAACCTGGAGGCGGGCGGCCCCAGGCTGAGCCTTGGACGGACCATAAATCGATTCCTCCACGGCTGGTTCGGGCCAAGGCTGAGTCCGCCAAGAGCGCTCGCCCAACTTCCCTGAGCTGTGCTTgccgagggaggggcagagggagccggGCGTAACTCCGccggaatcaatcagtggaattgatgaagtgcttactgtgcgcacagcactgtcctaagcgcttgggagagtacaatatgctgGAAGGGGCATGTGGTCGGTATTCAACGCACGAAATACATCAGCGGAAACTAAGGGAAACCGAGAAAAGTCTCCCCAGGACCCAGCCTTCTTGCTCTGTGCCCGGTGGCAATCCCTCCGCAGAGGCCCCGGCTTCGTCGGCAAGCGCCCGCCTCGGCAAACGAGGGGCCACTGCTTCGGTGGTGAGGGGAGCTGCTTCTAGCCTTGAGTGGCACTTGACGGTCCTTTCCTGTGTGTCTCTGGGCTGTTGGCTATCAGATCCCAGAGGGCAGGCCTGGGTCTCGTTTTAATCTGTGCCGGCAGCACTGATTAAGCCCCTTCTGCGTGCGgggtaataatactgttggtatttgttaagcgcttactatgtgcagaggacagttctaagcgctgggggagatacaggggaatcaggtcgtcctacgtgaggctcacagtcttaatccccattttacagatgagggaactgaggcacagagaagtgaagtgacttgcccacagtcacacagctgccaagtggcagagccgggattcgagggTATTgacaggcagtgtggcctagtggaaagagcacggacctgggaggcagaggacctggtttctaatccaggctctgccactagcctgccagGAGACCTTGaccaacccacttcacttctctctgcgcctcagtctcctcatccgcaaaatggggattcaaaacctgttctccttcctacttaggcccgGTGAGAGCTATCttcgatctaccccagagcttagaacagtgcttggcacatagtatgtgcttaatgaattgcacagttatcatcatcgttaCTGAACTAGATGCGAGGGACTAGATAGAAGAAGTGATTAACTAAGGGTTTTCAATGAACTGGGTAGCTCTATCGTTCGATCAATCAAtattgtattttctgagcgcttactgtgtgcaaataatAAGAGAGTCGGTCTACGCGTTCCCTGTCcaagatgagcttacattctagagggggatgctCCTATCGAATACGTTTTCAACTTTCACcccacttcttcctcccacttcttcATCATTCTACCCATCTCCGAAACAACTCTGATGAAATGGCgcaccttagtggaaagagcccgggcttaggagtcagaggacgtgggttctaatcccggctccgtcactcgtctgctgagtgacgttgGGGAAGCgacttaactcctctgcacctcagttacctcatccgtaaaatggggattaagactgtgagcccccgtgtgggacaacctgatttccttgtatctacgccagcgcttagaccagcgcctggcacacagtaagcgcttagcaaatgccgtcatcatgattattattattacatcagtgAGCATCTGACGTTAGTCTCCTGAAGAAAAAGGCTCCGGCCCTCGCTGTTCCAGGCTGGGCTACCTTGAAGAGcccgaaggaggggaagaggctcTCGGAGATACAGCCAGTCCTTTCTGTGAATTGTTCATGCAGTATCCCCTGTAGACCCTAAGCTGCCTTTAGGCAGGGATGGGATCTACCGATTCTGTCGGACTgtaccttcctaagtgcttacttagtacagtgctctgtaaacagtcggcgctcaataaatacggccgatcgattgactgatcgatcggcCAGAACGCCAGAGCCTGAACCCGGGACGTCACCAGGGGACCTGGAACGGGAGTCACTCCCAGAGACCCACAGGAAACAGAAAACAGGCCAGAGACCCGAATAATCCACACAGGGGCTCCTAGGCCTCTGAGAAACTGAGAGCTGGCTGGATTTCATGCTTTAGGGAAGCGAGGCAGGGCCTCTACTCTACAGAGGCTTCTAGAGAGGgcctctccagagaagcagcatggtgtagcggatagagcacaagcctgggagtaggaaggtcatgggttctaattccggatccttcactcgtctactgtgtcatagtcacttcacttttctgggtctcagttacctcatctttcaaatggggattaagactgtgagccccaggtggggactgtgtccaacctgattaccttatatctcagcgcttagaacagtgccttccacatagtaagtgcttaatgaatactatttattattattattattattactcttcttcaAACACCTCTCCCCTGAGGCGGCTGGCAGAGCGCGACGTGCCCGAACAAGGCCCCTGTTTGGGTCGAAGCAGAGCCGGTGACTAACGCGCCTTCCGGCAAAATAAAGCTCAGAACCCCCCACACTACTAAACTCGCCCGTTTCTAGCTTGGGTGTAAAACCTGTCCTCGTGCCCCCCAGAAAGGAGGAATACTCACTCAGTCCCAACTGGGCCAGGTCTTCCAGCTCTCCTTCGGTCTTCGCTGCTAAAACAGCATGAGGCAACTTCAAGGTGAAAGGCAGAACGTCCCTTATTAGACAAGGGAAAAAAATACTCGTCAGTTTATGGATTTGGATTTTCACCCAGCCTGGTAGAGACCCATCTAGGTCAGACGCATGGGTATATACAGACGAAGGCTCTGCAACAGCAGAAGCAGCGATACGAGAAGGAGGATGCTCAGAGGAATTGGATAAAGGAATTGGATAAGGaattgtatttcttaataataataatgttggtatttgttaagcgctcactatgtgccgagcactgttctaagcgctggggtagacataggggaatcaggttgtcccacgtggggctcacagtcttgatccccattttacaga comes from the Ornithorhynchus anatinus isolate Pmale09 chromosome 1, mOrnAna1.pri.v4, whole genome shotgun sequence genome and includes:
- the RIN2 gene encoding ras and Rab interactor 2 isoform X2, producing MSSLTVGAPCRDKRGSFFKLIDTIVSEIGELKREMVQTEVRLEDVLGAPGMPSALKDTDDAVPEKKDPKAYPRDSGYDSLSNKLSILDRLLHTHPVWLQLSLSEEEARSTLRTQPPGIFLVRRSTKMQKKVLSLRLPDEFGAPLKEFAIKESTYTFSLEGSGISFADLFRLIAFYCISRDVLPFTLKLPHAVLAAKTEGELEDLAQLGLNFWNSPADNKPPSPPPPPSHQPLPSEGAGRVSRQLCLLNGARVLRTRTPSELECSQSNGALCFINPLFLKVHSQDVRTGLKRQSSRAPGVNGREAPRSPPPRPPPPSINNLQPGPPAGSPVPPASMPETGNRGLHGDVGVPGKKPTPVPPPRLKKQSSTSSEAEGCPSKTPAGIRPGPRPGPAPGTPGPPGQVPSEPEPADGGKAPVPSSEALLLLQEPQDQQQQQQRREASRQRLSDMSISTSSSDSLELERSMPLSGCEGDTASSLEDYEGESDQEGMAPPLKSKKKRTGSFVLPKIVKSQLRKMSGVFSSFMTPEKRMIKKIAELSRDKRTYFGCLVQDYVSFLQENKECHVSSTDLLQTVRQFMTQVKNYLAQSSELDPPIESLIPEDQIDVVLEKAMHKCILKPLKGHIEAMLKDFHAADGSWKQLKENLQLVRQRSPQDLGVFAPTPDFVDVEKIKVKFMTMQKMYSPEKKVLLLLRVCKLIYTVMENNSGRMYGADDFLPVLTYVVAQCDILELDTEIEYMMELLDPSLLHGEGISRRSRQPGY